Within Spinacia oleracea cultivar Varoflay chromosome 4, BTI_SOV_V1, whole genome shotgun sequence, the genomic segment AAGCATTGctggccaatagtatccatttcttttgattctggttgataagcttcgtcctccttcgtgtcctccgcattctccttcgtggtattgTTTCAATAGTATTTCCCATTCGATTTCTTCGGCACATCGCATCAACATTCCGTTCGCTGATCGCTTAAATAGTACgtcctgcaaaataacatatcgtgaaGCTTTGAAAAGTACCTTTCTGGCGTCTAGTTTGTCGTCGGGTAGAGTTTCGTGCTTTAGGTAGTCGAAGATGGGTTTGGTCCAGCTGTCTGTGTTTGAGGTTGATAGGACGAGGCTGGCGTCTTGTGGTATGTCTTTTTCGACGGCGGGCGACAGTAGGTGTACTAGAGGTATGGTCGAGAATGGTGATtttctgagtgcggatcctaGGTTGGCAAGGGCGTCGGCTTGCGTGTTTAGGTCTCTTGGGACTTGTTTGATGGAAAagggtttgaatttggaagTTAACTCTTTTGCTTTCTCGAGGTACAAGGTCATTTTTAAGTCTTTAGCTTCGTAGTCGCCGTTAATCTGGTTGACGATTAGTTGTGAGTCGCTGAAGATGTTGAGTCCGCTTGCCCCTAATTCCATAGCTAATGTCATTCCGGCGATTAGtgcctcgtattctgcttcgttgttagtTGCCTTGAAGTCGCAGCAAATTGCctgtgctatcatgtccccttgtggcgacttcAGTACGACGCCTAAACCTGCACCACGAAAGTTAGATGAGCCGTCGACGAAGAGTGTCCATATTTCTTCTATGTTGTTGATGAGTTTGACTTCGTCGTCTGCTATTCTCTCTAAGTCGGGGCTGAAGTCtgccacaaaatctgctagaGCCTGCGACTTTACAGCCGTCCTTGGTTGATACTTGATGTCGAACCTTCCTAGTGCCATTGTCCACTTCTCCATTCGACCTGTCAGTTCTGGCCTACGCATCACAGACTTGATTGGATAgttagtcatcaccactatttggtgagtttcaaaataatgccttagttTTTTGGCTGCGGTAACGAGTGCTAAAACGAGTTTTTCGAGGGAGGAATACCTGGTCTCTGCTTCCAGTAGtgacttactgatgtaataaATGGGTAGTTGTTGTGCTTCGTCTTCTCGAGCTAGGACCGCGCTGACGGCCGTCGAGCTAACGGCTAAATAGAGCTGTAAGACTTCTCCTTCTTTTGGCTTGGATAGGAGGGGTGGCGACATCAtgtattttttgaggttttgcAAGGCTGCTTCGTGGTCGTCGGACCAGTTAAACCCCTTGTTTTTGCGCAAGACGTCGTAAAATAATCGACACTTGTCCGACGACCGTGATATAAAACGGTTTAGTGCCGCCACTCTTCCTGTCAAGCGCtgtacctcttttatgttcctgggggattgaatgttgatgatCGCTCGCACTTGGTCGGGGCTGGCCTCGATTCCTCGTTGGGTGacgatgtaacctaagaattttcctGCGGACACTCCGAAAGAACATTTAGTCGGGTTAAGTTTCATACCGTACTTTTTTAGTATGTCGAAGGATTGTCGTAAGTGTTCCACGTGATCGTCAGCCTTCCTCGATTTTACCAGCATGTCGTCAATGTATACTTCCATTGTGTCTCCGAGTTGGTCTTTAAACATCTTGTTGACTAATCTTTGGTATgtcgcacctgcatttttaagaccaaaaggcatgactttataacaataatttcctctatctgttacaaaagacgttttttcctggtcgtctgggtgcataaggatttggttgtatcctgagtaggcgtccatgaatgtgagtAGCTCGTGTCCGGCTGTGGCGTCGACCAGGGCGTCGATGTGCGGCAGAGGGAATGGGTCCTTGGGGCAAGCTTTGTTGATATCTGTGAAGTCGATGCAGACTCTCCATTTTCCGTTTTTTTTACTGACGACGACGACGTTTGCTAACCAGTCTGGATATTTGACCTCTCTGATCTTCCCTGAATCTATCAAGTTTTGTACTTCttcgtctatgattttattcctttcGGGAGCGAACTTACGTCGCTTCTGCTTTACCGGTCTGAAGCTGGGGTCGACATTGAGCTTGTGGGTGATCACGTCTGGGCTGATTCCCGTCATGTCCTCGTGCGACCAAGCGAAACAGTCTGAGTTTTCTCTTAGGAACGACACTATCTGACTTTTGATGTTGTCAGGCAGTGAGGCTCCGATCCTTACGACTTGATCTGGCTTTGTCTGGTCTAGTACTATCTCGTCGATTTGTTGGTCGTCGGGGTCGTCCGATGTCGACCCTggctgtaattgctagatggGTGACTTGGATGGCTTCAGTGCTGTCTCATAACATTTCTTCGCATCTCTTTGCTGccctttgatttccatgaccCCCCACTTGGTTGGAAACTTGATTGATTGGTGATATGTTGAGGGCACTGCcttcattttgtggatccatggtcGTCCTAGGATGACGTTGTATGCTGATGGACAATCGACGACGTTGAACTTGGTCATCATGTTGACGCCTTCTGCGTATGTAGGCAGCGATATCTCTCCTACTGTCCGTAGTGCTTCTCCACTGAACCCTACCAGAACTGTTGATCTCCTTACGATGTTTTTCTCTTCTAATcccatttcttgtagtgcttCCAAGAACAGTACGTTGGCTGAGCTTCCGTTGTCGACCAGTATCCTTTTGATCAATGCATTCCCTATTGGGAGCGATATTACCAACCCGTCGTGGTGCTCCCGCTGTGTATCTACAGAATCTGAGTCGTCGAAAGTGATAGCCATTGCGGTTAGGGACCTGTGTAGTGCGACCTCGTCTTCGGTTTGTCCCTCTTCTACGGTCTCAGATTCTCCCCTGTTAATttttttagctgcagaagaGGTTAGTCCACAAATATCTGAACCACCGGAAATAACATTTACCACTTTATTGAACGGTGGTGGGTCTGGTCGCTCGCTGCTTGTCGTTGGGCCGGGCAGGGTGGTTTGCTCTTTGGAAAATGTTTCTTTTCCCTTGTCGCTCAATAGTTCTTTTAGATGCCCCCGTTTCAGGAGGTATGCGACTTCCTTTTTGAGGGATATGCATTCCTCGGTTGTGTGTCCGTTGTCGCGGTGGAAGTCGCACCATTTGCTCATGTCCTTCATGGAGTCCGGTCTGTCGTTCTTCCGGGGCCATCTGACTGTTCCACCTACATTTTGAAGGGCGTTCACCACACCTCCAATGTCGACGTTGAAGCCGTAGTCGGAGATGTTAGGGTGTTCGACGCGCTCGTTCCTGTAAACATTGTTAGTATCATAATACTGATTGACATTTTGTACCTGGTTTTGCCGAACATATGGTTGGTGTCGCCAATTGTTGTTCCTCGGGGTGTACGATCTTCTGTCGCTGCTGCCCCCTATCGATCGTTGAGATGCTGTTCGGATAACCTCGTCGTCTTCGATTCGCATCTGGGCGGTGGCCCTTGATCGCACCTCTTCGAAAGTTGcacaggggtatttggttattTCCCGGTATAGCTCCGAATTGGGGATGAGGCCTCTCTTGAATGCCTCAATAGCGGTCCTGACATCACAATTTTTTATaccaattttttcacaattaaaacggttaaaataatcgcgtaccgactcggtTGGCCCTTGAACCAACCGATAGAGACCACTGGTTTGCTTTTCTAACTGGCGACTGCTGGCGAATTGTTGGTAGAAGGCGTTGATGAGATCAGACAAACAGGAGATGGATCTGGGGGGGACGTTCGTGAGCCATTCCAAAGCTGCTCCATCAAGGGTGCCGCCGAAAGATTTGCACATAACAGGTTCCACTAGGTCGTGCGGAATCCCGATCTGCCACATGCGCTGCTTGTAGAAGTTGACGTGCCTATAGGGGTCGGACGTCCCGTCGTACAGGGTGGTCCAGATTGGGAGCCGGAGTGTGTGCGGAACTGTCACTCTAGCGATCGCTTCGCAGAACGGCGACGTTGCATACCCGTCGGTCGGCTCGGTCTCCACTGGTGTAGGTGCCCCGGGGAACCTGGTCATTAACTTCATCAGGCGGGAATAGTGTTTCGTCATGCGTGCATCCATCTTGTTCAGGCGTTGGGTCACCGGATCGGGAGCTTCTTTGTCTTCTTCCTCACGGGTCTCCTCCTCATCGTCGGTCACATCTTCAAAGTCATCGGGCATCTCGAACGTTAGCTTTTTCGGCTTCCCACCTTTGTAGCGGGACTGGTGCTTGTTGCTCTTCACAGATTCGAGCTCTTTCTGGAGGGTTTCATTGGATGCCCTCTCTTGGGCTAGCTCGGCTTGGGCTTTCTCGTAAGCCGCTTTCATCTCTGCGATCGTCATCTCTCCAGTAGCCATGGTGACAGGGGTGCTTTTGTGTaaaacctagttaatgtccccacagacggcgccaaactgtttatgccaaaattcgtatggagacgactttcggctaggatcgacactaactaagcaaagaatTAATAACACAAATAAAGGAGACACGACACCgagaagtgttgacgcggaaaacccaggaataaggtaaaaaaccgcggatagctatgaggctatcaatctactaagtattctatatgattgtttatgctCTTCTTTTCTGAGAATTGATATCGAAGATCTAAAGTACAATGATGAACGCTAAAGACAGTTGATAGCTTAAGAGTTTAAGTGCTTGAGTGAATGTGTCTTCATCACGCCGTTCTTTATGCTTTTATATGCCAAATGCTAACGATTCTATTGGTTGGGAAGATCCCTGGAAGATAGGGATTCCTCCTTGGCCGTTGCTCACGTCTTCAACAAACTCCCTAATCTTCGGTCAAAGCTTGGACCTCTTCCCATCTTATGACGGCGTGGCCCATGTTGGGCTTCTGGGCTTGGAACTTGACCTATCTCCTCTTTGTCGCCAGAGCCTTGTCGCTGGTCTTACGTCGCCCAGGCTTTGTCGCCTGTCGCTTCACTCGACAGGCTCACTTGACACGACGCCACCTGCGACACGATGATACCTGGATGGCACGACAATATCAGACGTCAAagcagttatgtcgttagtccaataAAGTGGGATAACATGTACCAACAGTTGCATCAATATGTAGTGTACGTGATATGGAGTACTAGAAATCAAACTAATTTATATTGCATATTGGAAGATGTTTTATATAGGAGTACTAGCTTTGAATTCATCAATTGGTCTCGGGTAAAAGTGGACGAGAATTTGGTCGCTCATACCTAGCTAGAACGGGATCAAACAAGTTTTGGGAGAACCATAATCCTTCTAAGGTGGCTATGTACTATGCATGTGTCCATAGACAATTTGTCCCATAATGAATAAATGACACTAAATCTTCCCCGAAAGGTAAAAAGACTAATTGCTTTGAAAGTAAAATTTAATTTTCTGATTATGCATAGAGATCATATATTTTATGTATGCCCCGAATCTATATCCTTGTTGAAGGATGTGATGTTTGGGTCATTATAATAGAATGACATATCTCATGATCTACTTATTAGATTGAGTTTCAGGTTGGAGGTGGAAACTTGGTTCTATAGATTGAGTTGATTTAGGTTGGAGTTGGAAGCTTGGTTCAATTGACTTCCAACGCATGAGTCACAAACTCGTTTTGGATGCGAAACGAGAGAGTTATGATTATTTTACGAGAAGTTGTCACGAAGCCAGGGAAGTTCGACCAAACCTATTTGAAATCCGACCAAACCTGCTTGATCCAATTGAGAAGAAAAGATGCAGTAGGTTCATGGTTTTAGTGGTTCGACCAAACCTGATCATGGTTAACAATGGTCTTAGATAATGGCTAGGTAGGGTGAATTGGAAGTTGTGGTAGCTAGTTTAAGTTTCCCTTGTTTGATGACTGCAACGTACATATGATGAACTTTTCCAAATTATCAAGATGTTACTGATGACTGCTCTAAGCTCATGATTCTTGACACGTATCACCAACGCCAATTATAGAAGCCATGTCTCATGTTTCGCAAAGAAAGATAGACAATATCGATCGGTCAAACTCGACTAAGTATATATGTGGTTTTTTTAGCATCATTGTAATTCATTAATCAAAGGTCATGTGTGTTATCGATAAGATAATGTCGAGGATAACACATTGATCCTAGATGATATATAGAATATTGTATAAGCTGTATAATACAACACGTCACTATATTTTCCCTCAATAATATTTTTCAGATAAGTTCCTTTGTAGAGAGTGGTACACCTAATTAAGATTGATAGTTTCCAAGGTATATATGTTAAATTGCCAATTGTAACAAATTAAACGTCATTGTGGTTTTAATTTCAATTCCTATTTCTCCATTGCAACATCTCTCTCTCTCGGTGGAGGAGGTCAAGGTATGGATAGAGGATTGTTCCACCGAAATTTTACCGTGTGCTTGCCGACAAGGCAATGATCGAATGAAGCTACACCATTGTTAATATTAAACCTAATATAGCAATGAGTTTCAGTTAGGGTATATTACTAGATACTCcccccgtctctttttgttttttacgtttccttttttggtgtttcaaaataatctttacatttccttttatattatcacataaatgatttaatattctatcaaaatttgtacccaattattatattaaccaattaaatcaattttcatttaatctctcacacttttccataaaaacattaactttttctcattttccccatatcagaattttgataagagtgaaaacattgtaaataaacgtaattttcctcgtttaaatgaaaaatttagaagaatctcaatgcacattaattagtcgttaaaacgcgtgcaaaataccaaacgtaaaaaacaaaaagagacggagggagtatttatttaGGAGATATATATTATGTTATTGTATTCCTATTTTACGAGTTGTATTTTAGGGATAAATTTGTTAGTATATTGGTTTCTCCTATATTTGTTAGTAATATTCTAGTAATATTACAGAATAGGCGCAACAATGTAATTTCTGCTGGAAATTAACATTACAAGAatatgtatctttaacgacaacctaattacgacgggtcaaaaatcccgtcgcaaatgCCTtgtgcgacggggctaacaaccaaacaatgacgggaataaccgtcgcaaatgtcttttacgacggcccccttt encodes:
- the LOC110777670 gene encoding uncharacterized protein, with protein sequence MATGEMTIAEMKAAYEKAQAELAQERASNETLQKELESVKSNKHQSRYKGGKPKKLTFEMPDDFEDVTDDEEETREEEDKEAPDPVTQRLNKMDARMTKHYSRLMKLMTRFPGAPTPVETEPTDGYATSPFCEAIARVTVPHTLRLPIWTTLYDGTSDPYRHVNFYKQRMWQIGIPHDLVEPVMCKSFGGTLDGAALEWLTNVPPRSISCLSDLINAFYQQFASSRQLEKQTSGLYRTAIEAFKRGLIPNSELYREITKYPCATFEEVRSRATAQMRIEDDEVIRTASQRSIGGSSDRRSYTPRNNNWRHQPYVRQNQVQNVNQYYDTNNVYRNERVEHPNISDYGFNVDIGGVVNALQNVGGTVRWPRKNDRPDSMKDMSKWCDFHRDNGHTTEECISLKKEVAYLLKRGHLKELLSDKGKETFSKEQTTLPGPTTSSERPDPPPFNKVVNVISGGSDICGLTSSAAKKINRGESETVEEGQTEDEVALHRSLTAMAITFDDSDSVDTQREHHDGLVISLPIGNALIKRILVDNGSSANVLFLEALQEMGLEEKNIVRRSTVLVGFSGEALRTVGEISLPTYAEGVNMMTKFNVVDCPSAYNVILGRPWIHKMKAVPSTYHQSIKFPTKWGVMEIKGQQRDAKKCYETALKPSKSPI